Proteins from a genomic interval of Undibacterium parvum:
- the secA gene encoding preprotein translocase subunit SecA, with amino-acid sequence MSFLTKIFGSRNQRLLKQYQKTVRDINALEPTLEALSDEQLQAKTGEFKERIAKGETLDAILPEAFAVCREASKRVLKMRHFDVQLIGGMVLHFGKIAEMGTGEGKTLMATLPTYLNALSGKGVHVVTVNDYLAQRDAEWMGTLYGWLGLTTGINLSQLEHDAKQAAYAADITYGTNNEFGFDYLRDNMVYEAKDRVQRALNFAVVDEVDSILIDEARTPLIISGQAESHTELYYKINEVPKMLTLQIGEETPDGKGHIEVAGDYTKDEKAHQVLLTEDGHEHAERLLTQMGLLPEGASLYDAANISLIHHLYAALRAHALYFKDQHYVVLNDEIVIVDEFTGRMMTGRRWSDGLHQAVEAKEGVKIQNENQTLASITFQNYFRMYVRLSGMTGTADTEAYEFQEIYGLETVVIPPNRPSQRKDRQDQVYKTAQEKYNAMLVDIKDCYERGQPVLVGTTSIENSEMLSEILTKAKLPHNVLNAKQHAREAEIIAQAGRPKGITIATNMAGRGTDIVLGGNVAKQVQLIEADSKLSDADKQTQSQKLRDEWKSLHEHVVSAGGLHIIGTERHESRRVDNQLRGRSSRQGDPGSSRFYLSLDDALLRIFAGDRVRAIMDRLKMPEGEPIEAGIVSRSIESAQRKVEARNFDIRKQLLEYDDVANDQRKVIYQQRNELLEAHDMSEMITSLRSGMFEEVVRTYVPEESVEEQWNVAALEATLAAEWSLDLPIAKMLAAEPNLSDEDILERVQAAANAAYESKLTIVGKDAFAGFERSVMLQSIDSHWREHLAALDHLRQGIHLRGYAQKNPKQEYKREAFELFAQMLDLIKNEVVKTVVTVRIQSREEIEAAEQQMAAAQIENVHYQHADFDANATPEEMLAPTANPEHSANQPQVDHGFKVGRNDACPCGSGKKYKQCHGKLA; translated from the coding sequence ATGTCATTCCTGACCAAGATATTCGGCAGCCGTAATCAACGGCTCTTGAAACAATACCAAAAAACGGTGCGTGATATCAACGCCCTGGAACCCACGCTGGAAGCCTTGTCGGATGAGCAGTTGCAAGCAAAGACAGGCGAATTTAAAGAGCGTATCGCCAAGGGAGAAACTCTAGACGCGATCTTACCTGAAGCGTTTGCGGTGTGTCGTGAGGCCAGTAAACGCGTCTTGAAAATGCGCCATTTTGACGTGCAATTGATAGGCGGTATGGTTTTGCATTTTGGCAAAATCGCGGAGATGGGCACAGGCGAAGGTAAAACCTTGATGGCCACCTTGCCGACTTACCTCAATGCCTTGTCTGGTAAAGGCGTGCACGTGGTCACCGTCAATGATTATCTGGCGCAGCGCGATGCCGAGTGGATGGGTACTTTGTACGGCTGGTTAGGGCTCACAACCGGTATCAACCTCTCGCAGTTGGAGCACGACGCCAAGCAAGCTGCATATGCCGCCGATATTACTTACGGCACCAATAATGAATTCGGTTTCGATTATCTGCGCGATAACATGGTGTATGAAGCCAAAGACAGAGTGCAACGCGCACTTAACTTCGCCGTGGTCGATGAAGTCGATTCCATTCTGATCGATGAGGCACGCACACCTTTGATCATTTCTGGTCAGGCCGAGAGTCATACCGAGCTGTACTACAAAATTAATGAAGTACCGAAGATGCTGACGTTACAGATCGGTGAGGAAACTCCCGATGGTAAAGGTCATATCGAGGTGGCGGGCGACTACACCAAAGACGAAAAAGCACATCAAGTCTTGTTGACTGAAGATGGCCATGAGCATGCCGAGCGTCTGCTGACGCAAATGGGCTTGTTGCCAGAAGGCGCATCTTTGTATGATGCCGCAAATATCTCTTTGATCCATCATTTGTATGCAGCCTTGCGCGCGCATGCTCTGTATTTTAAAGATCAGCACTATGTGGTGCTGAACGATGAAATCGTGATCGTCGATGAATTTACTGGTCGTATGATGACAGGGCGTCGTTGGTCGGATGGTCTGCATCAGGCGGTGGAAGCGAAAGAAGGCGTAAAGATTCAGAACGAGAATCAAACTTTAGCCTCGATCACTTTCCAAAATTATTTCCGTATGTATGTGCGCTTGTCAGGCATGACAGGAACGGCTGATACCGAAGCCTACGAATTCCAGGAAATCTACGGTCTGGAAACTGTGGTGATCCCACCGAATCGTCCTTCGCAGCGTAAAGATAGACAAGATCAGGTGTATAAGACAGCGCAAGAAAAATACAATGCGATGTTGGTCGATATTAAAGATTGTTATGAGCGCGGTCAGCCAGTTTTGGTGGGAACCACCTCGATCGAAAACTCTGAGATGTTGTCGGAGATTTTGACTAAAGCCAAACTCCCGCATAACGTCCTTAATGCGAAACAGCATGCGCGCGAAGCGGAAATTATTGCGCAGGCGGGTCGTCCTAAGGGCATTACCATCGCTACCAATATGGCCGGTCGTGGTACCGATATTGTGCTCGGTGGTAACGTCGCCAAGCAGGTGCAATTGATAGAAGCCGATAGCAAATTGTCGGATGCCGACAAGCAAACTCAGTCGCAAAAATTGCGCGATGAGTGGAAATCTTTGCACGAGCATGTAGTCAGCGCTGGTGGTCTGCATATCATCGGTACTGAACGCCACGAATCACGTCGCGTTGATAATCAATTGCGTGGCCGTTCTAGTCGCCAAGGTGATCCTGGATCTTCTCGTTTTTATCTGTCGCTCGATGATGCCTTGTTGCGTATCTTCGCCGGTGACCGCGTGCGTGCCATCATGGATAGATTGAAAATGCCGGAAGGCGAGCCTATCGAAGCCGGTATTGTGAGTCGCTCGATTGAGTCGGCGCAACGCAAAGTGGAAGCGCGTAACTTCGATATTCGTAAGCAATTGCTGGAATACGATGACGTCGCCAATGATCAGCGTAAAGTCATCTACCAGCAACGTAACGAATTACTCGAAGCGCACGATATGTCTGAGATGATTACTTCTCTGCGTAGCGGTATGTTTGAAGAAGTAGTGCGTACTTACGTGCCTGAAGAATCAGTAGAAGAGCAATGGAATGTCGCCGCTTTGGAAGCCACGCTGGCGGCCGAATGGTCACTCGATCTGCCTATCGCAAAAATGCTTGCGGCTGAACCAAATCTGAGCGACGAAGATATTCTGGAACGGGTCCAGGCTGCCGCCAATGCTGCTTATGAGTCTAAGCTGACTATCGTCGGTAAGGATGCGTTCGCCGGCTTCGAGCGCAGCGTCATGTTGCAGAGTATCGATAGCCATTGGCGTGAACATCTGGCAGCTTTGGATCACTTGCGTCAGGGCATACATCTGCGCGGCTACGCCCAGAAAAATCCTAAGCAGGAATACAAACGCGAAGCTTTTGAATTATTTGCGCAGATGCTAGATTTGATCAAGAACGAAGTGGTCAAGACCGTGGTCACGGTGCGCATACAATCGCGTGAAGAAATCGAAGCAGCCGAGCAGCAAATGGCCGCAGCGCAAATCGAAAATGTGCATTATCAACATGCAGACTTCGATGCGAATGCGACACCGGAAGAAATGTTGGCACCGACTGCAAATCCTGAGCACAGTGCGAATCAGCCTCAAGTCGATCATGGCTTTAAAGTCGGACGCAACGATGCCTGTCCTTGCGGTAGCGGTAAAAAATACAAGCAATGCCATGGTAAATTGGCCTAG
- a CDS encoding YceI family protein — MLTFSSISKRSQLGIAAIGLAFAIPALAAIAKIDETKSSVGIVFKQMNVAVDAKFKKFNANIDYNAAKPESSKASVEIDLHSFDLGDPQYNAEVLKKEWFNAAQFPKASFVSTSMKAGANGQLEVVGNLSIKGKTLPTRFSLSVKNVGATQVFDGSLPIKRLAFNIGEGEWKDTSMVADEVLIKFHVVTTQ, encoded by the coding sequence ATGCTCACATTTTCCTCTATTTCTAAACGCAGCCAGTTAGGCATTGCCGCTATCGGCCTGGCATTCGCCATTCCTGCGTTGGCGGCGATTGCCAAAATCGACGAGACCAAAAGTAGTGTAGGCATAGTGTTCAAACAAATGAATGTGGCGGTGGATGCTAAATTTAAAAAATTTAACGCCAACATCGATTACAACGCCGCAAAACCAGAAAGCTCAAAAGCAAGCGTCGAGATCGATCTCCATAGCTTTGATTTAGGCGACCCGCAATACAATGCCGAAGTGCTGAAAAAAGAATGGTTTAACGCCGCCCAATTCCCTAAAGCCAGTTTCGTCTCGACCAGCATGAAAGCCGGCGCCAATGGCCAACTAGAGGTCGTCGGCAATCTCAGTATCAAAGGAAAAACTCTACCGACCCGCTTCTCTTTGAGCGTGAAGAATGTCGGTGCGACTCAAGTGTTCGACGGCAGTTTGCCTATCAAACGTCTGGCCTTCAATATCGGTGAAGGCGAATGGAAAGACACCTCTATGGTGGCAGATGAAGTACTGATTAAATTTCACGTAGTAACAACGCAGTAA
- a CDS encoding YceI family protein yields MKLNQFFAAALVLAAAPAFAQTYSIDPSHTYPSFEADHMGISFWRGKFNKSSGKITLDRAAKTGTVDITIDINSINFGMADMDKHAKSKDIFNAEKFPTAVYKGTSIQFNGDTPVAVQGEFTLMGVTKPLTLTINKFKCIMHPMHKKEACGADATAEFKRSDFGLDYGIAYGFSPDVKLSIQVEAIKAN; encoded by the coding sequence ATGAAACTAAACCAATTTTTCGCCGCAGCCTTAGTCCTCGCCGCCGCTCCTGCCTTTGCGCAGACCTACTCCATCGATCCTAGCCATACCTATCCTAGTTTCGAAGCCGATCACATGGGCATCTCTTTCTGGCGCGGAAAATTCAATAAGAGCAGTGGAAAAATCACCCTCGATCGCGCCGCAAAAACCGGTACGGTTGACATCACTATCGACATCAATTCGATTAATTTTGGAATGGCGGACATGGATAAGCATGCAAAATCCAAAGATATTTTCAATGCTGAAAAATTCCCGACTGCGGTCTACAAAGGCACGTCTATACAATTTAACGGCGACACCCCAGTGGCGGTGCAGGGCGAATTTACTTTGATGGGCGTCACAAAACCACTGACGCTGACCATCAATAAATTCAAGTGCATCATGCATCCTATGCATAAGAAAGAAGCTTGCGGCGCAGACGCCACGGCAGAATTCAAACGCAGTGACTTCGGTCTCGACTATGGCATCGCCTACGGTTTCTCACCTGATGTTAAATTATCGATACAAGTAGAAGCAATTAAGGCGAACTAA
- a CDS encoding cytochrome b: MQSYSRLTMLLHWLVALLIVAAFALGSVMTDMKISPSKLQYYSWHKWLGVTVLGLVALRLITRLLTGAPDYPNSMKKWERQLAAATHGFLYALMFAVPLSGYLYTYAAGFPVVYLGLFELPALIGPNPELKPLLKEVHEALTSVMLVVVGLHFAAALKHHFIDKDAIFRRILPLQ; the protein is encoded by the coding sequence ATGCAAAGTTATAGTCGTTTGACGATGTTACTACACTGGCTAGTCGCCCTCCTGATCGTGGCCGCCTTTGCGCTTGGAAGTGTCATGACCGACATGAAAATCAGTCCGAGCAAATTGCAATATTATTCCTGGCATAAATGGCTGGGGGTGACCGTCTTGGGCTTGGTTGCACTACGTCTCATTACCCGTCTGTTGACTGGCGCACCGGACTATCCAAACAGCATGAAAAAATGGGAGCGGCAATTGGCTGCTGCCACTCACGGTTTTTTATATGCGCTGATGTTCGCGGTGCCACTGTCTGGCTATTTGTACACCTATGCCGCCGGTTTTCCTGTGGTGTATCTCGGCCTATTTGAATTACCCGCTTTGATAGGTCCCAACCCAGAGCTCAAACCCCTGCTCAAAGAAGTGCATGAGGCACTCACCAGCGTGATGCTGGTGGTGGTCGGCTTACATTTCGCTGCTGCTTTAAAACACCACTTCATCGATAAAGACGCTATTTTTCGACGCATCTTGCCGCTGCAATAA
- a CDS encoding M23 family metallopeptidase → MQIIFMHSRFTQAKSITLSSTHILLSVLGFLTLTMLCSAVMAALILRLASSDLPLLKNLVPANLASLPSNDPNAKDRYLKENLAAMAIKLGEMQAQLIRLDALGERVQGLAGVKPEEFNFKDAPGRGGAETSTLLPPKELSLSQFQVALDAMASDLEHRSDFMSVVETKLMGFKLQSKLLPTIQPVNVSYNASGFGWRLDPFSGRSAFHEGIDFSSPTGTPIIAAAGGVIIAAEFHPQFGNMLEIDHGGEIMTRYAHASKIYVKVGDIVKRGQHIADIGSTGRSTGAHLHFEVHVKGVPQNPHKFLNAGINQASMAALNQK, encoded by the coding sequence ATGCAAATCATTTTCATGCATTCCCGCTTCACGCAAGCGAAGTCGATTACTCTCAGTTCTACCCATATTCTATTGTCCGTCCTGGGCTTTTTAACTCTCACGATGTTGTGCTCCGCCGTCATGGCAGCTCTGATACTACGCTTGGCAAGTAGCGATCTGCCTCTGCTGAAAAACTTGGTGCCTGCCAATCTGGCTAGCTTACCAAGCAATGATCCGAATGCCAAAGATCGCTATCTAAAAGAAAACCTAGCAGCGATGGCAATTAAGTTGGGGGAGATGCAAGCGCAATTAATCCGCCTGGATGCCTTGGGCGAACGAGTTCAGGGTTTGGCCGGCGTAAAGCCGGAAGAGTTTAATTTTAAAGACGCGCCCGGACGTGGTGGTGCCGAAACTTCGACCTTGTTGCCCCCCAAAGAATTAAGTCTCTCGCAGTTTCAAGTCGCCTTAGATGCCATGGCTAGTGACCTTGAACATCGCTCAGATTTTATGAGTGTGGTCGAGACCAAGCTGATGGGTTTTAAGTTGCAATCCAAACTATTGCCAACCATACAGCCTGTCAATGTCAGTTATAACGCTTCGGGTTTCGGCTGGCGCTTAGATCCATTCTCAGGTCGCAGTGCTTTTCACGAAGGCATAGATTTTTCTAGTCCTACCGGCACGCCGATAATTGCAGCCGCTGGCGGCGTCATCATTGCCGCAGAGTTTCATCCACAATTTGGCAATATGCTGGAAATCGATCATGGTGGTGAAATCATGACGCGCTACGCACATGCTTCTAAAATTTACGTCAAAGTCGGTGACATCGTCAAACGCGGCCAGCATATCGCCGATATAGGCTCGACCGGACGCTCTACCGGCGCGCATTTACACTTTGAGGTGCATGTCAAAGGCGTGCCGCAAAATCCACATAAATTTCTCAATGCGGGTATCAATCAAGCCAGCATGGCGGCGCTGAACCAAAAATAG
- a CDS encoding DciA family protein, giving the protein MQSLTPPPFKLNIKRGRKLPDASGIANYLARNDKISPLLPSIKRNASLQKECAAILPGVFDSCEVLQLADEQLSLAAPNASLASKLKQTLPKLLAQLQLRGWQINAIRIKVQVRKTIEKPSPVKQLVFTSSAINAFDALEHSLDDTPQNAELRAALHRLVQRNQV; this is encoded by the coding sequence ATGCAATCATTAACGCCACCTCCATTTAAACTCAATATCAAACGCGGTAGAAAATTACCCGATGCCAGCGGTATCGCCAACTATTTAGCCCGCAATGACAAAATTTCGCCTTTACTACCAAGTATCAAGCGCAATGCCTCATTGCAGAAAGAATGTGCCGCCATACTGCCGGGCGTATTTGATAGTTGTGAAGTACTGCAACTGGCCGATGAGCAATTAAGTTTGGCCGCTCCGAATGCCTCACTGGCAAGCAAGTTGAAACAAACTTTGCCTAAATTGCTCGCACAATTGCAGTTGCGCGGTTGGCAGATTAACGCAATACGGATCAAAGTACAAGTTAGGAAAACCATAGAAAAACCTAGCCCAGTGAAGCAACTAGTTTTCACTAGCAGTGCGATTAACGCTTTTGACGCACTGGAACATAGTTTAGACGACACCCCCCAAAATGCCGAACTGAGGGCGGCATTACATAGATTAGTACAGCGCAACCAAGTCTAG
- the lpxC gene encoding UDP-3-O-acyl-N-acetylglucosamine deacetylase, with protein sequence MLKQRTIKKQVKTIGVGVHSGTKVDLILRPAPIDTGIVFTRIDLNPPVVFEAQALNVGDTRMASTLTNQGAKVSTVEHLLSACAGLGIDNLYVDVSAEEIPIMDGSASSFVYLLQQAEMQEQNAAKKFIRVLKPVEIREGSGKSEKWARLEPFDGYKLHFFIEFNHPAVDGTTQTAEVDFSKVSYVKDVARARTFGFMQDVEMLRGIGLARGGSMENAIVMDEFRILNADGLRFDDEFVRHKILDAIGDLYLIGHPLLASYSAHKSGHGLNNQLLRALLAQPDAYEIVTFDQETLAPASYAEQERREWALS encoded by the coding sequence ATGTTAAAACAAAGAACAATCAAAAAACAGGTCAAAACCATAGGTGTGGGAGTTCACTCCGGTACTAAGGTGGATTTGATACTGCGTCCAGCGCCTATCGATACTGGCATCGTGTTTACCCGTATTGATTTAAACCCGCCCGTGGTATTTGAAGCGCAAGCCTTGAACGTCGGGGATACTCGCATGGCATCGACCTTGACCAATCAAGGTGCGAAAGTGTCTACCGTTGAACATCTGTTGTCTGCTTGTGCTGGCTTGGGCATCGATAATTTATATGTCGATGTCAGTGCTGAAGAAATCCCTATCATGGATGGATCAGCATCTTCTTTCGTGTATCTGCTGCAGCAAGCGGAAATGCAAGAGCAAAACGCAGCGAAAAAATTCATACGCGTTTTAAAGCCGGTAGAAATACGTGAGGGTAGTGGCAAATCCGAAAAATGGGCGAGGTTGGAGCCTTTTGATGGGTATAAGTTACATTTTTTCATAGAGTTTAACCATCCCGCGGTGGATGGTACGACTCAGACCGCCGAGGTGGATTTCTCTAAAGTGTCCTACGTCAAGGACGTGGCTAGAGCCCGCACCTTCGGCTTCATGCAGGATGTAGAGATGTTGCGCGGCATAGGATTGGCGCGCGGCGGATCTATGGAAAATGCTATCGTGATGGATGAATTTCGTATCTTAAACGCCGATGGACTGCGCTTTGATGACGAGTTTGTGCGGCATAAAATTCTCGATGCTATCGGTGATTTGTACCTGATCGGGCATCCCTTATTGGCAAGTTATAGTGCGCATAAATCCGGTCATGGACTGAATAATCAGTTATTGCGCGCCTTGCTGGCGCAGCCTGATGCCTATGAAATCGTGACCTTTGACCAGGAGACACTGGCGCCAGCGTCGTATGCCGAGCAAGAGCGTCGTGAGTGGGCGCTATCTTGA
- a CDS encoding substrate-binding periplasmic protein, with product MRVALYVISMAIALASSVVAAADGPDCSRTFTLALHEHGLLCSSQTGAGIDKDFSDELMRRSGCKLSVSVLPRARIWQLIESGALDFSLSGISNAERERYAGFAWYFSNKYYLLLRDGLKLKTLTEFKKNPDLKLGAIRSFWYSNNANLLIDQLRPENRVVYATGFDPLFKIFQSGQIQAMIIEPFDYPQIENTALREQSVIIDTEDAAVPHGLIMSKKSLSALEQEKWRALVQSMRRDGSVAKIFRKYMKPELADAITTFKD from the coding sequence ATGCGCGTTGCACTCTATGTGATTTCTATGGCAATTGCTCTTGCTTCCAGTGTTGTTGCCGCAGCCGATGGTCCTGATTGTTCTCGTACATTTACCTTGGCTTTGCATGAGCATGGCTTATTGTGTTCTAGCCAGACAGGCGCAGGCATAGACAAAGATTTTTCTGATGAGTTGATGCGTCGTAGCGGTTGCAAGCTCAGTGTCAGTGTCTTGCCTAGAGCTCGAATTTGGCAGTTAATCGAATCTGGTGCCCTCGATTTTAGTTTGTCTGGCATCAGCAATGCTGAGCGCGAACGTTATGCCGGATTTGCCTGGTATTTTTCAAATAAATATTATCTGTTGTTAAGGGATGGTCTGAAGTTGAAGACTCTAACCGAATTTAAAAAAAATCCGGATTTGAAACTAGGCGCGATCCGCTCTTTTTGGTACAGCAATAATGCCAACCTGCTCATCGATCAGTTGCGCCCAGAAAATCGCGTAGTCTACGCGACCGGCTTCGACCCTCTCTTTAAAATATTTCAGAGCGGGCAAATCCAGGCAATGATCATCGAGCCCTTCGATTATCCGCAGATAGAAAATACAGCGCTACGTGAACAGAGTGTGATCATTGATACTGAAGATGCGGCGGTTCCGCATGGGCTGATTATGTCGAAAAAATCGCTTTCAGCGCTGGAGCAAGAAAAATGGCGAGCCCTGGTGCAAAGCATGCGCAGGGATGGCAGTGTCGCCAAGATTTTCAGAAAATACATGAAGCCTGAATTGGCCGATGCGATCACCACTTTTAAGGATTAA
- a CDS encoding CHASE domain-containing protein codes for MNWLLRQRLVIIVLTCALSVTALLWQHEKANANHELRAALDFHVRDFSARIEQRLVSYEQLMHGVQSLFATSIAVPQNDFSEYVKNLQLGANFSSMEALGVVWQVTAQQENSFIQTAQLEVAKDFHIHPEGLRPSYALVQRIEPGTEESARMLGLDMSLDSTLQAAMERARDSGVMAVSGKLESAMSGHANPQSCFMMYLPVYKKDRPLETIAQRRANLDGWVFAEYKVNAVLATLYGETPPLIHLQIYDGVDVRADNLMYDSAPSQAMHPTPLQLTEYIVSGGHTWAVVMHPLPGFASHLGRDQSTLIAFGGSVLSILLALMTWQLVSGRERALTLARAMTRDLRESEARFRYLAQYDELSGLPNRAMFRDRLQQAIAQAKRDKARLALMYLDLDKFKPINDQLGHHVGDILLRAAAERMQLCVRESDTVARIGGDEFVILLPLIETDYDALRVAEKIRCALAESFAVAGGHVLTLSVSIGIAIYPEHGESDVTLAKNADIAMYKAKEKGRNQVCMYDALL; via the coding sequence GTGAATTGGTTGTTGCGACAGCGTCTGGTTATCATCGTTTTAACATGCGCTTTGAGTGTGACGGCACTGCTATGGCAGCATGAAAAAGCCAATGCAAATCACGAGCTAAGGGCGGCACTCGATTTTCATGTGCGAGATTTCAGTGCGCGCATCGAACAGCGCCTGGTGAGCTACGAACAGCTAATGCATGGCGTGCAGAGTCTATTTGCGACATCCATCGCTGTGCCGCAGAATGATTTTTCTGAATATGTGAAAAATTTGCAGTTAGGCGCGAATTTTTCCAGCATGGAGGCGCTGGGCGTGGTGTGGCAGGTCACGGCGCAACAGGAGAATAGTTTTATACAAACTGCGCAGCTTGAAGTGGCTAAGGATTTCCATATTCACCCTGAAGGACTGCGGCCCAGTTATGCGCTGGTGCAGCGTATCGAACCTGGCACAGAGGAGAGTGCGCGTATGTTAGGACTTGATATGTCGCTTGATTCGACCTTGCAGGCTGCGATGGAACGCGCCAGAGATAGCGGAGTGATGGCGGTCTCGGGCAAACTTGAATCGGCGATGTCTGGTCATGCCAACCCACAAAGCTGCTTTATGATGTATTTACCAGTTTATAAAAAAGACCGCCCACTGGAAACGATCGCTCAACGCAGGGCCAATCTTGATGGCTGGGTGTTTGCAGAATATAAAGTCAATGCGGTACTCGCTACTTTGTATGGCGAAACCCCGCCCCTGATTCATCTGCAAATTTATGATGGTGTTGATGTTCGCGCCGATAACTTGATGTACGACTCTGCACCGTCCCAAGCGATGCATCCAACACCATTGCAGTTGACTGAATATATCGTCAGTGGCGGTCATACCTGGGCCGTTGTGATGCATCCTCTGCCAGGATTTGCTAGCCACTTGGGACGCGATCAGTCGACCCTGATCGCCTTCGGCGGTAGCGTATTGAGCATATTGCTGGCATTGATGACATGGCAATTGGTTTCTGGACGCGAGCGTGCGCTGACGCTGGCGCGCGCTATGACACGTGACCTGCGGGAGAGTGAAGCGAGGTTTCGCTATCTAGCGCAATACGATGAGTTGTCCGGTCTACCGAATCGCGCCATGTTTCGAGATCGCCTGCAGCAAGCCATCGCGCAGGCCAAGCGCGATAAAGCGCGTCTGGCTTTGATGTATCTCGATTTGGATAAATTTAAACCGATCAATGATCAACTGGGTCATCACGTTGGCGACATTTTGTTGCGAGCCGCGGCCGAAAGAATGCAGCTTTGTGTGCGAGAGTCCGATACGGTGGCGCGCATCGGCGGTGATGAGTTTGTGATCCTGCTGCCGCTGATAGAGACCGATTACGATGCGCTGCGGGTTGCTGAGAAAATCCGGTGTGCGCTGGCTGAATCCTTTGCGGTGGCGGGCGGGCATGTCCTTACGCTCAGTGTCAGCATAGGCATTGCGATTTATCCTGAGCATGGCGAGAGTGATGTCACTTTGGCCAAAAATGCCGATATTGCGATGTATAAAGCCAAGGAAAAGGGCCGGAATCAGGTATGCATGTATGATGCCTTGCTATGA
- a CDS encoding MarR family winged helix-turn-helix transcriptional regulator, translated as MNKRYLRSIRLLAECMQLFEKTSSVRVRAHGFTESQFDIIATLGNTQGMSCKELGEKTLITKGTLTGVLKRLEQKGFLQRSASSEDRRQQLIQLTPLGEQSFADIFPQVVAQGSECFSDYREADFLALEQELLKLKGKLQQHP; from the coding sequence ATGAATAAACGCTATCTACGCAGCATACGTCTACTCGCCGAATGTATGCAATTGTTTGAAAAAACCTCCTCGGTACGCGTGCGTGCGCATGGTTTTACCGAGTCGCAATTCGATATTATTGCTACGCTAGGCAACACTCAGGGCATGAGCTGCAAAGAGTTAGGCGAGAAAACCCTGATCACCAAAGGCACCTTAACCGGGGTGCTCAAGCGTCTGGAGCAAAAAGGTTTTTTGCAACGTAGCGCGAGTAGCGAGGACCGTCGTCAGCAATTAATACAACTCACGCCCCTCGGCGAACAAAGCTTTGCAGATATTTTCCCGCAAGTGGTAGCGCAAGGCAGTGAGTGCTTCAGCGACTACCGTGAAGCCGATTTTCTGGCATTGGAACAGGAATTACTCAAGCTAAAGGGCAAGCTGCAGCAGCACCCCTAA